From Solidesulfovibrio carbinoliphilus subsp. oakridgensis, the proteins below share one genomic window:
- a CDS encoding tail fiber protein codes for MKMLQALILLLSFILSAGHSLAGDGSSFNPVPIPITSQGTIPVGTVIPWPSTSMPADATRWLECNGQAVPSGSQYDRLRVVLGSKPIPNYNGQFLRGTTVSSEVGQTVADSTRAHDHLIDAHQHTVSGTASGQSYGGAIASVSISGSTSSQSYSGTIAGQHITGATSGQAYGGNIAGQHVTGSTSGQAYIYDIAAAGSTWWPATGTPGYIDTVSSITHYTGHGTTAGGTFDGYTAPTSYSGVTAGGTFDGYTSASNYSGVTSTGTYSGYTPTLYYSGNTSGGTINGVTNYAGGGYTHQTGGSETAPVHTKVRYLIRAIP; via the coding sequence ATGAAAATGCTGCAAGCCCTTATCCTTCTCCTTTCGTTCATTCTTTCCGCTGGGCATAGCCTGGCTGGCGATGGATCCAGCTTCAACCCTGTCCCGATCCCGATCACCAGCCAGGGGACCATTCCGGTTGGGACGGTCATTCCGTGGCCGTCTACGTCAATGCCGGCGGATGCGACGAGGTGGTTGGAATGCAACGGTCAAGCCGTGCCCTCAGGCAGTCAGTATGACCGACTGCGCGTCGTGCTTGGAAGCAAGCCAATCCCTAATTATAACGGGCAATTCTTGCGAGGAACGACGGTATCCAGCGAAGTGGGGCAGACGGTCGCTGACTCGACCCGTGCCCATGATCATCTCATCGATGCGCATCAGCATACCGTCAGCGGTACGGCGTCAGGGCAATCGTATGGGGGGGCTATCGCCAGCGTCTCTATCAGTGGCAGCACGTCAAGCCAAAGTTACAGCGGAACAATCGCTGGTCAACATATAACAGGAGCAACATCGGGACAAGCTTACGGTGGTAACATTGCCGGCCAGCACGTAACGGGTTCGACTTCGGGGCAAGCCTACATATATGACATCGCGGCGGCTGGAAGCACATGGTGGCCTGCCACCGGTACTCCAGGTTATATCGATACCGTTTCGAGCATCACCCACTATACAGGCCACGGCACGACTGCTGGTGGAACATTTGACGGATATACCGCGCCGACGTCCTATTCGGGAGTCACCGCCGGAGGAACATTTGACGGTTATACTTCCGCGAGTAATTATTCGGGAGTCACTTCAACAGGTACTTATAGTGGCTACACGCCAACTCTTTATTATTCCGGGAATACTTCTGGCGGAACGATCAATGGCGTGACTAATTATGCCGGAGGTGGCTACACACATCAAACGGGCGGATCGGAAACAGCTCCGGTACATACCAAGGTCCGATACTTGATCCGTGCTATTCCGTGA
- a CDS encoding type II toxin-antitoxin system HicA family toxin: MDSKELIRRLKDSGFTLLRVNGSHHVFGHADGRRVVVKDPCKDIPAGTLRNIFRQAAWPWPPREGGKP, from the coding sequence ATGGACAGCAAGGAACTTATCCGCCGGCTCAAGGACAGCGGCTTTACGCTTCTGCGTGTCAACGGCAGCCACCACGTCTTCGGCCATGCCGACGGCCGCCGGGTAGTCGTCAAAGACCCCTGCAAGGACATCCCGGCCGGCACCTTGCGAAACATCTTCCGGCAAGCGGCTTGGCCCTGGCCGCCACGAGAAGGAGGAAAACCATGA
- a CDS encoding type II toxin-antitoxin system HicB family antitoxin, whose protein sequence is MKRRYPAILHTDDGIGYGVTIPDLPGCFTTGETLDEALASVQEAVEACLFDADEAPQASPATKVLGTAEAEGGVLAFVEVDLSFLDGEPIRVNISVPRNRLERIDAAAKEMGMTRSGFLVQAAEQLIERR, encoded by the coding sequence ATGAAGCGACGCTATCCGGCGATCCTGCATACCGATGACGGCATCGGGTATGGCGTGACCATTCCCGACCTGCCCGGCTGCTTCACCACGGGCGAAACCCTGGACGAGGCCCTGGCCAGCGTTCAGGAAGCGGTGGAAGCCTGCCTGTTCGACGCCGACGAAGCGCCCCAGGCCAGCCCGGCTACGAAGGTCTTGGGAACGGCCGAGGCCGAAGGCGGCGTCCTGGCCTTTGTCGAAGTGGACTTGTCCTTTCTCGACGGCGAGCCCATCCGGGTAAACATCAGTGTGCCGCGCAACCGCCTGGAGCGCATCGATGCCGCAGCCAAGGAAATGGGAATGACCCGCTCCGGCTTCCTGGTCCAGGCGGCGGAGCAGCTCATCGAGCGACGGTAG
- the fabG gene encoding 3-oxoacyl-ACP reductase FabG — translation MTQKVPLALVTGASRGIGAAIALGLAEDGFDIWLNYKSRHHEAQFVARSIQEMGRKCHLLPFDVTDQDMVSNALAPLLEQYTPHVLINNAGFVRDVLLVWMKREEWSDVLGVHLNGFFHVTKTVLPSMIRARGGRIVTIVSTSGERGVAGQVNYSAAKAGLIGATRSLAAEVAKRNILVNAVSPGFIETEMTEAIPKEKVLPMVPMGRFGTPGEVAAVVRFLCSPSASYVTGQVIGVNGGVS, via the coding sequence ATGACTCAAAAAGTACCCCTTGCACTGGTGACCGGAGCCAGTAGAGGAATTGGAGCGGCCATAGCTTTGGGGCTTGCAGAAGATGGCTTCGACATTTGGCTAAACTACAAGAGCAGACATCATGAAGCCCAATTCGTGGCCAGATCAATCCAAGAGATGGGGCGCAAATGTCACCTGCTTCCCTTTGATGTGACCGACCAAGACATGGTTTCGAATGCTCTTGCACCGCTGCTGGAACAATATACACCCCACGTGCTGATCAACAACGCCGGATTCGTCCGTGATGTCCTCTTAGTTTGGATGAAACGCGAGGAGTGGAGCGATGTACTCGGCGTGCATCTGAACGGATTTTTCCATGTCACTAAGACTGTGTTGCCGTCTATGATTCGGGCTCGCGGCGGACGCATCGTTACGATCGTCTCCACTTCTGGAGAGCGGGGCGTGGCCGGCCAAGTCAACTACTCGGCGGCTAAGGCCGGACTCATTGGCGCGACTCGGTCCCTGGCGGCCGAGGTGGCTAAACGTAATATCCTGGTCAACGCGGTCTCGCCCGGGTTCATCGAAACGGAAATGACCGAGGCGATTCCTAAGGAGAAAGTGCTGCCCATGGTTCCCATGGGCCGGTTCGGCACGCCCGGGGAAGTGGCCGCCGTGGTGCGATTTCTCTGTTCCCCAAGCGCGAGTTATGTCACCGGCCAGGTCATCGGTGTCAACGGGGGCGTGTCGTGA
- a CDS encoding beta-ketoacyl-[acyl-carrier-protein] synthase family protein, which yields MTRRVVITGVGIVSCLGIGAQAVGAALRQGKSGIVADPERVALGFRSPLTGRISGFDRQAYLTRKQRKTMPDCALQAYAAVEEAMGMARLSPEDVRESETGIVFGADSSCEPAIRAVDIVRASGETKAIGGSAVFGVMNSTVSMNLGCVLGARGACWTVSAACASGTLAIGQAAQLIALGQQRRILCGGAQEINWQAASSFDAIGAFSLDTADPVRASKPFDARRDGLVPSGGAAALVLEDRESAIRRNAPILGEVRGFGFASDGDKLAVPSGDGLARAIGLAMRQAGVHPEAIDYVCAHATSTPRGDAVETRVLLDVFGQARPPVSSLKSMTGHELWMAGASQAVGCVLMASQGFLAPNINFEKPDDLSAGLNIIRETIPHGPRLTLCDAAGFGGTNAALVLGFEG from the coding sequence GTGACCCGGCGGGTCGTCATCACCGGTGTCGGCATCGTCTCCTGTCTGGGCATTGGCGCACAGGCCGTGGGAGCGGCGCTTCGCCAAGGGAAAAGCGGCATCGTCGCCGATCCAGAGCGAGTAGCGTTGGGCTTTCGCAGCCCGCTCACAGGCAGGATTTCCGGGTTCGATCGGCAGGCCTATCTGACCCGGAAACAGCGTAAGACCATGCCAGATTGCGCCCTTCAAGCCTATGCGGCCGTGGAAGAAGCCATGGGTATGGCCCGGCTCTCCCCGGAGGATGTCCGCGAATCGGAGACCGGCATCGTGTTCGGGGCGGATTCCAGTTGCGAGCCGGCCATCCGGGCGGTGGACATCGTGCGCGCATCCGGCGAGACCAAGGCCATCGGCGGATCCGCCGTGTTCGGGGTCATGAATTCCACGGTCAGCATGAATCTGGGATGCGTGCTCGGCGCGCGGGGCGCGTGTTGGACCGTCAGCGCCGCCTGCGCCAGTGGAACCCTGGCCATCGGGCAGGCGGCGCAGCTCATTGCCCTGGGGCAGCAGCGGCGCATCCTTTGCGGCGGCGCCCAGGAGATCAACTGGCAGGCCGCGTCCAGCTTCGATGCCATTGGCGCCTTCAGTCTTGATACCGCCGATCCGGTCCGGGCCAGCAAACCTTTCGATGCCAGGCGCGACGGCCTGGTCCCCAGCGGCGGCGCGGCGGCCCTGGTGCTGGAGGATCGAGAGTCGGCGATCCGGCGGAACGCCCCCATCCTGGGCGAAGTGCGGGGATTCGGCTTCGCCTCGGATGGCGATAAATTGGCCGTGCCTTCCGGGGACGGCTTGGCCAGGGCCATTGGGCTGGCCATGCGCCAGGCCGGGGTCCATCCGGAGGCCATCGACTATGTCTGCGCCCATGCCACGTCCACGCCGCGCGGCGACGCAGTCGAGACCCGGGTGCTTCTGGACGTGTTTGGCCAAGCCAGGCCCCCAGTCTCCTCGCTCAAGTCTATGACCGGCCACGAGCTCTGGATGGCCGGAGCCTCCCAGGCGGTGGGTTGCGTCCTCATGGCCAGCCAGGGTTTTCTGGCCCCGAACATCAATTTCGAGAAGCCTGACGACCTGTCCGCCGGGCTCAACATCATCCGCGAGACCATCCCGCACGGCCCGCGACTGACGCTTTGCGATGCGGCCGGCTTCGGCGGCACCAATGCCGCCTTGGTGCTGGGGTTCGAGGGATGA
- a CDS encoding phytoene desaturase family protein, translating into MKRSCVVIGGGISGMSAAILLARQGLAVTLVEKAPRLAPLVRGFSRQGLHFDTGFHHTGYLGPGEILDRAFRLMGMTELASFPFGPQNDPRVVVDEGPGEGYPMPSGFDRLLEVLGDCFPRERNALRVYLDAVRAAQDSSPYLAPGTSDRPSAPYPDATLAEVLDGLFRDIRLKSLLASQTLYHGVPPAEVPFVFHAWVGAAAMRSLHGVRGGGKHLAQAFEGALDRAGVRVETGIGVDRITLSPAGAVSGVRLGDGRVLEAEVCLGTMHPALLAGVVPQGVFRPAYLNRLARLAETPRAAMVFGTIPGGGGGESGDWWLFLNSHDPARWLGERGGAEPGAMSVMISASLGGDGLVGLELAACCDPESSKLDARERMIGFFTRRLPSLSRNAHFLDSASPSTFARYANSPFGSYYGPKHAMGAHTPQPRTRLPGFYLAGQAVVAPGIAGAVISACVAVDVLLGADYVLTELRQC; encoded by the coding sequence ATGAAGCGTTCCTGCGTGGTTATCGGCGGGGGAATCTCCGGCATGAGCGCCGCCATCCTGCTGGCGAGGCAGGGGCTTGCCGTCACCCTAGTGGAGAAGGCCCCCAGGCTCGCTCCCCTGGTGCGCGGGTTTTCCCGCCAGGGCCTGCATTTCGACACCGGCTTCCACCATACCGGCTACCTAGGGCCAGGGGAGATCTTGGATCGGGCCTTCAGGCTCATGGGCATGACGGAACTGGCGTCTTTTCCCTTTGGTCCGCAAAACGACCCGCGGGTGGTTGTGGACGAAGGGCCAGGGGAGGGCTATCCCATGCCTTCCGGTTTCGACCGTCTGCTGGAGGTCCTGGGGGACTGCTTTCCCCGGGAACGCAACGCGCTGCGGGTCTATCTGGACGCGGTGCGGGCGGCCCAGGACAGCTCTCCCTATCTGGCGCCCGGGACGTCCGACCGGCCATCAGCTCCCTACCCGGACGCCACCCTGGCCGAGGTGCTTGACGGACTATTCCGCGATATCCGCCTCAAAAGCCTTCTGGCCTCGCAGACCTTGTACCACGGCGTGCCGCCCGCCGAGGTGCCCTTCGTGTTCCATGCCTGGGTCGGAGCGGCCGCCATGCGGTCCCTGCACGGGGTCAGGGGCGGTGGGAAGCATCTGGCGCAGGCCTTCGAAGGCGCTCTTGATCGTGCCGGAGTCCGCGTGGAGACGGGCATCGGTGTCGACAGGATCACCCTCTCGCCAGCGGGGGCCGTAAGTGGAGTCCGCCTCGGGGACGGACGCGTGCTGGAGGCGGAGGTTTGTCTCGGCACTATGCATCCTGCCCTGCTGGCCGGGGTCGTCCCCCAAGGGGTTTTTAGGCCGGCCTATCTGAATCGGTTGGCCAGGCTCGCGGAGACCCCTCGTGCCGCCATGGTGTTCGGCACGATCCCCGGCGGAGGTGGGGGCGAGTCCGGAGACTGGTGGTTGTTTCTGAACAGCCACGATCCGGCTCGCTGGCTGGGTGAGCGGGGCGGCGCGGAGCCCGGCGCCATGTCCGTCATGATCTCTGCCTCTCTCGGCGGCGATGGTTTGGTCGGCCTGGAACTGGCCGCCTGCTGCGACCCGGAGTCCTCGAAGCTCGATGCCCGTGAACGTATGATCGGCTTTTTCACGCGAAGGCTGCCCAGCCTCTCCCGGAATGCCCACTTTCTGGACTCCGCCTCCCCGTCCACCTTCGCGCGTTACGCCAATTCGCCGTTTGGCAGCTATTACGGCCCGAAACATGCGATGGGGGCGCACACTCCCCAGCCCCGCACCAGACTGCCGGGGTTCTATCTCGCCGGACAGGCGGTCGTGGCTCCCGGCATCGCCGGTGCCGTCATCTCGGCCTGTGTTGCCGTGGACGTCCTGCTTGGGGCAGACTACGTGTTGACGGAATTGCGCCAATGCTGA
- a CDS encoding beta-ketoacyl-[acyl-carrier-protein] synthase family protein yields the protein MLKRRVVVTGYGAVSPFGLGVRALWDGLVAGRSVVVADEHGLGEVGIRSRLCARVDDFPSREIPRQYRRTMSRMSQYAYLAAREALDISRLPESLLRGGRTGIVLGSTIGSVDGLEEFFRPFITTGRVDAVKSTLFFKVMNHSAASNLAQALGTTGPLLAPSAACATGCQALGIAAMLVVSGQADVVLCGGTDEHHPLTTATFDIMNAASTLYNDFPEKSPRPFDCARDGVVCSEGSGVLVLEALESAEKRGAPILAEFKGYGSNLDPGHIAHPSRESIAECLRLALQCAGMGPEEVDYVNAHATGTIQGDAAEGLAIEDVFGSRTPVSSLKGYFGHAMAASGSLESIVCLEMLREGLLLPTRNLDDPDPSCGAIEHVRQAICKPITTAVKNNFALGGVNAVAVFRSFIS from the coding sequence ATGCTGAAGCGCCGGGTGGTCGTCACCGGCTATGGGGCGGTCTCCCCATTCGGACTGGGAGTCCGTGCCCTGTGGGACGGCCTGGTTGCGGGGCGAAGCGTCGTTGTTGCGGATGAGCATGGGCTGGGCGAGGTCGGCATCCGCAGTCGTCTTTGCGCCAGGGTCGACGACTTTCCGTCCCGGGAAATCCCCAGGCAGTACCGGCGGACCATGAGCCGCATGTCACAGTATGCCTATCTAGCCGCCAGGGAGGCACTGGACATTTCCCGACTGCCCGAGAGCCTCCTTCGCGGAGGGCGGACGGGGATCGTGCTGGGCTCCACCATCGGCAGCGTGGACGGACTGGAAGAATTCTTCAGACCCTTTATCACCACCGGCCGGGTGGACGCGGTCAAGTCTACTTTGTTTTTTAAGGTGATGAACCACTCGGCGGCCTCCAACCTAGCCCAGGCACTGGGCACGACCGGACCGCTCCTCGCCCCCTCGGCCGCGTGCGCTACAGGTTGTCAGGCCCTGGGCATAGCGGCAATGCTGGTGGTTTCGGGCCAAGCCGATGTTGTCTTGTGCGGGGGAACCGACGAGCACCATCCGTTGACAACCGCCACTTTTGATATCATGAATGCCGCGTCAACCCTCTATAACGACTTCCCGGAAAAAAGTCCCCGGCCATTCGATTGCGCCAGGGATGGTGTGGTCTGTTCCGAGGGGAGCGGCGTCCTGGTGCTGGAGGCCTTGGAAAGCGCCGAGAAGCGGGGTGCGCCCATCCTGGCCGAATTTAAGGGGTACGGGTCCAATCTCGATCCCGGTCATATCGCCCATCCCAGCCGAGAAAGTATCGCTGAGTGCCTGCGCTTGGCCCTGCAGTGCGCGGGCATGGGACCGGAGGAGGTGGATTACGTCAACGCCCACGCCACCGGAACAATTCAGGGCGACGCCGCCGAGGGGTTGGCCATCGAGGACGTTTTCGGTTCGCGGACACCGGTCAGCTCCCTGAAAGGATATTTCGGTCATGCCATGGCCGCCAGCGGAAGCCTGGAGTCCATCGTCTGTCTTGAAATGCTCCGGGAAGGGCTCCTCCTTCCGACCCGCAACCTGGACGACCCCGATCCTTCCTGCGGCGCTATAGAGCATGTTCGGCAAGCGATCTGCAAGCCGATCACCACGGCGGTCAAGAACAATTTCGCCCTTGGCGGTGTGAATGCCGTGGCGGTATTTAGGAGCTTTATCTCATGA
- a CDS encoding phosphopantetheine-binding protein, with the protein MTDQEIIKRINEGLEEEFEIPKEKLIPGARLYGELGLDSLDAVDMVVVLEQQFRIKIREDDGIQAIRTLDDLHVFILAKVSSRPDP; encoded by the coding sequence ATGACCGATCAGGAAATTATCAAGCGCATCAACGAGGGACTCGAGGAAGAATTCGAGATCCCCAAGGAGAAACTCATTCCCGGCGCGAGACTCTACGGGGAACTGGGACTGGACAGCCTGGACGCCGTGGACATGGTGGTGGTCCTCGAACAGCAGTTCAGAATCAAGATCCGGGAGGATGACGGCATCCAGGCCATCAGGACTCTAGACGATCTGCACGTCTTCATCCTGGCCAAGGTTTCCTCAAGGCCGGACCCATGA
- a CDS encoding lysophospholipid acyltransferase family protein yields the protein MLITSGFVILAPPVCLVIRLTARTPWPRLARWCIWSYGRAVARMLGLFFPVFVHGRPGRIGDPPCIFVFNHTSFLDLFFITLAAPPDSACLARQWPFSVPLFGPVMRLGQYVNVERLSVEELLDRARELLRQGVSLAVFPEGTRSRTGAMGRFRSGAFKLSIETGIPVRPVRIEGSGWILPPGVWKMRRGTLCVNVLEDVAPAPYTGEVLGHVAMRRHARERISTACMPSPATS from the coding sequence ATGCTCATCACCTCGGGGTTCGTGATTCTCGCCCCTCCTGTCTGTCTGGTCATCCGTCTGACCGCCCGAACCCCCTGGCCCAGGCTGGCCCGGTGGTGCATCTGGTCCTACGGCAGGGCCGTAGCCCGGATGCTCGGCCTTTTCTTTCCCGTCTTCGTCCACGGACGGCCTGGCCGTATCGGGGATCCGCCGTGCATCTTCGTGTTTAACCACACATCGTTTTTGGACCTTTTCTTCATCACCCTGGCCGCCCCACCAGATTCGGCCTGCTTGGCCCGGCAGTGGCCTTTCTCGGTGCCCCTCTTCGGCCCAGTCATGCGACTGGGGCAATACGTCAACGTGGAGCGGCTTTCGGTCGAAGAACTGCTGGACCGAGCCCGGGAGCTCTTGCGCCAGGGGGTCAGCCTGGCCGTCTTCCCCGAGGGAACCCGATCACGCACCGGAGCGATGGGGCGGTTCCGCTCCGGGGCCTTCAAGCTTTCTATCGAGACAGGCATTCCGGTCCGGCCCGTGCGTATCGAGGGCTCGGGCTGGATTCTTCCTCCGGGTGTCTGGAAGATGCGCCGAGGAACACTGTGCGTGAACGTGCTGGAGGATGTCGCTCCAGCTCCATATACAGGCGAAGTATTGGGGCACGTGGCGATGCGCCGCCACGCGCGCGAACGCATAAGCACTGCCTGCATGCCCTCCCCTGCAACCTCTTGA
- a CDS encoding Beta-hydroxyacyl-(acyl-carrier-protein) dehydratase FabA/FabZ — protein MTASSSGIFPVAASLLIPHRPPMAIVESLEQADSGGALAQAQVEVGSPFVRSDGTVEPLILLEIIAQACAAYGGWLAGDAGRGKRAVFLVGVRCFEVLGKAVAGKTMEIAMTLDKAFGGFHLFRGVLRQDGHAVAQASLKAYHPEEPTTGA, from the coding sequence GTGACCGCATCGTCTTCAGGGATTTTCCCGGTTGCCGCATCGCTGCTCATCCCCCACCGCCCGCCCATGGCCATTGTGGAGAGTCTGGAGCAGGCGGACAGTGGGGGCGCCCTTGCCCAGGCGCAGGTCGAGGTCGGCTCCCCGTTCGTCCGTTCGGACGGAACCGTGGAGCCCCTGATCCTGCTGGAGATCATCGCCCAGGCCTGCGCTGCCTATGGCGGCTGGCTGGCCGGGGACGCCGGCCGGGGAAAACGCGCCGTGTTCCTGGTCGGGGTCCGCTGCTTCGAGGTCCTCGGGAAGGCCGTAGCCGGGAAAACCATGGAGATAGCAATGACCCTGGACAAGGCGTTCGGCGGCTTCCATCTGTTTCGAGGCGTGCTTCGCCAGGACGGACACGCGGTGGCCCAGGCCAGCCTTAAGGCCTATCATCCCGAAGAACCAACCACGGGCGCATGA
- a CDS encoding outer membrane lipoprotein carrier protein LolA: MKLPLTTLLAVGLAALASVALAAGSPGDTLLRLAAKAGQVRSIQTEFTQEKRLSIFKQILLSKGEFAFQRPRSLRWEYLEPVRSGFILHGDSGKRWNELAGETQDFSVRKDPIMQLVSSQILLWTTLDLKALSRTYTIAVKSDAPAVLLFTPRAAEVGPIAGLCITFTPDDAAIAVIEILEGQGDSTTIRFHGTRLNDDIDPGVFTRP; encoded by the coding sequence ATGAAGTTGCCGTTGACCACCCTGTTGGCTGTCGGACTCGCGGCCCTGGCGTCCGTGGCCCTAGCCGCCGGCTCACCAGGGGATACCTTGTTGCGTCTCGCGGCCAAGGCCGGACAGGTGCGCAGCATCCAGACCGAGTTCACCCAGGAGAAGCGGCTGAGCATTTTCAAGCAGATATTGCTTTCCAAGGGGGAGTTCGCCTTCCAGAGGCCAAGGTCTCTGCGGTGGGAATATCTGGAGCCAGTGCGCTCGGGCTTCATCCTCCACGGGGATTCGGGCAAGCGCTGGAACGAATTGGCGGGTGAGACCCAGGATTTTTCGGTCCGCAAGGATCCAATCATGCAACTAGTGTCCAGCCAGATCCTCCTCTGGACCACCCTGGATCTGAAGGCGCTCTCCAGAACCTATACGATCGCGGTCAAGTCGGATGCTCCGGCGGTCCTACTGTTCACGCCGCGTGCGGCCGAGGTCGGACCCATCGCCGGCCTGTGCATCACCTTCACGCCTGACGATGCTGCCATCGCCGTGATCGAAATCCTGGAAGGGCAGGGCGACTCCACCACGATCCGTTTCCACGGCACTCGGCTCAACGACGACATTGATCCTGGAGTATTCACGCGGCCATGA